A single Actinomycetota bacterium DNA region contains:
- a CDS encoding cyclic nucleotide-binding domain-containing protein, producing MSGPMTHSLVRTLREVADFSAFPDDALVEAVGASANLLWPSGRVVFDEGGPAQAVYVVLRGRVRIRTDDAETLAELGPGAYFGEQAVLLRTTHSARAEAVEDSELMVIPKSSFESLLDAAPEVAAGFRRRLEQRLAERRDRPGESPSADVGSEGDTDAGSEGDTDAGSEGGTDAGSEGGTDAGSED from the coding sequence GTGAGCGGTCCGATGACGCACAGCCTGGTCCGGACGTTGAGGGAGGTCGCCGACTTCTCGGCGTTCCCCGACGATGCGCTGGTGGAGGCGGTGGGGGCGTCGGCGAACCTGTTGTGGCCGTCCGGTCGCGTCGTGTTTGACGAGGGCGGGCCAGCCCAAGCGGTCTACGTCGTCCTCCGTGGTCGGGTCCGGATCCGGACCGACGACGCCGAGACGCTGGCCGAACTGGGTCCCGGCGCCTACTTCGGCGAGCAGGCGGTGCTGCTGCGCACCACCCACTCAGCCAGGGCGGAGGCGGTGGAGGACTCGGAGTTGATGGTGATCCCCAAGTCGTCGTTCGAGTCGCTCCTGGACGCCGCCCCGGAAGTCGCAGCCGGGTTCCGCCGTCGGCTGGAGCAGCGCCTGGCGGAACGTCGCGACCGGCCCGGTGAGTCGCCCAGCGCCGACGTTGGTTCCGAGGGCGACACCGATGCCGGGTCTGAGGGCGACACCGATGCCGGGTCTGAGGGCGGCACCGATGCCGGGTCTGAGGGCGGCACCGATGCCGGGTCTGAGGACTGA